A region of Streptomyces sp. R44 DNA encodes the following proteins:
- a CDS encoding ABC transporter permease translates to MIRPTGPVRVLRLIGVGVRTHVSYMSRSPIEITFAVLVPLVYATLAVYLFRAAGDPDRLLTASVGAGLMGIWGSVLFGSGGAVQNQRWLGTLETLVVAPTPLALVLLPITLATAVIGTYAMGATVLWGVLLYGVPLDFAHPLLFLLAVPVCVLALGMMGLLLAATFVLLRNANALANPLDTPVWLLSGLLVPVTVLPAWTHPISWALPTTWGARAVHAATSGGPSTGEVLTPLLVALALGAGYALAAVLVLGRVERRARAAATLALA, encoded by the coding sequence GTGATCCGCCCGACCGGCCCGGTCCGCGTCCTGCGCCTGATCGGCGTCGGGGTCCGCACCCACGTCTCGTACATGTCGCGCTCCCCGATCGAGATCACGTTCGCCGTCCTCGTCCCGCTCGTCTACGCGACCCTCGCCGTCTACCTGTTCCGCGCCGCCGGCGACCCCGACCGGCTGCTCACCGCCTCCGTAGGCGCCGGACTCATGGGCATCTGGGGCTCGGTCCTGTTCGGCTCGGGCGGCGCCGTGCAGAACCAGCGCTGGCTCGGCACCCTGGAGACCCTCGTCGTGGCGCCGACCCCGCTCGCGCTGGTCCTCCTGCCGATCACCCTCGCGACCGCCGTCATCGGCACGTACGCGATGGGCGCGACCGTCCTGTGGGGCGTCCTGCTCTACGGCGTGCCGCTCGACTTCGCCCACCCGCTGCTCTTCCTCCTCGCCGTCCCGGTGTGCGTCCTCGCGCTCGGCATGATGGGGCTGCTGCTCGCCGCGACCTTCGTCCTGCTGCGCAACGCCAACGCCCTGGCCAACCCCCTCGACACGCCCGTCTGGCTGCTGTCCGGGCTGCTCGTCCCCGTCACCGTGCTGCCCGCCTGGACCCACCCGATCTCCTGGGCGCTGCCCACCACCTGGGGCGCGCGGGCCGTGCACGCGGCGACCTCCGGAGGGCCCTCCACCGGGGAGGTCCTCACCCCCCTCCTCGTCGCCCTCGCGCTCGGCGCCGGCTACGCCCTCGCCGCCGTCCTGGTCCTCGGCCGGGTGGAGCGCCGGGCCCGCGCCGCCGCCACCCTCGCCCTCGCCTGA
- a CDS encoding ATP-binding cassette domain-containing protein, which produces MLAIEADALRRTYTGRTGWPRSRRTETEAVRGVTFEVAPGELFGLLGPNGAGKTTTIKMLNTLLLPTSGTARVFGHDVARDPVAVRRRIGYVFGGDRGLYDRLSALDNLRYFAELYGVPAREQKRRIAELLDLVGLLGREKERVEGYSRGMRQRLHIARGLLHRPDVLFLDEPSIGVDPVAARDLRRTVADLAAAGTTVLLTTHYMAEADELCDRIAVIAGGRIRALGTPDSLKSRVGDRDVLDIEAYGADEEVLDRIRRVPGVRGVSAEDRGTVQTVSVQTDRGAELHAPVLAALDGVRVGRVVSREPSLEDAYIAIVEEATASNASASNASASTATASTASASTATASTASASTTTASTTPVSSTEPDGVPA; this is translated from the coding sequence ATGCTCGCAATCGAGGCGGACGCGCTGCGCCGCACCTACACCGGCAGGACCGGCTGGCCGCGGTCCCGGCGGACCGAGACCGAGGCCGTCCGCGGGGTCACCTTCGAGGTGGCGCCGGGAGAGCTGTTCGGGCTGCTCGGGCCCAACGGCGCCGGCAAGACCACCACCATCAAGATGCTCAACACCCTGCTCCTGCCGACCTCCGGCACGGCCCGGGTGTTCGGCCATGACGTGGCCCGCGACCCCGTCGCCGTACGCCGCAGGATCGGGTACGTCTTCGGCGGCGACCGGGGCCTGTACGACCGGCTCTCCGCGCTCGACAACCTCCGCTACTTCGCCGAGCTGTACGGCGTCCCCGCCCGCGAGCAGAAGCGGCGCATCGCCGAACTCCTCGACCTCGTCGGCCTGCTGGGACGGGAGAAGGAGCGCGTCGAGGGGTACTCGCGCGGCATGCGGCAGCGCCTCCACATCGCCCGCGGACTGCTCCACCGCCCCGACGTCCTCTTCCTCGACGAACCGTCCATCGGCGTCGACCCGGTCGCCGCCCGCGACCTGCGCCGCACCGTCGCGGACCTGGCCGCCGCCGGCACGACCGTCCTGCTGACCACCCACTACATGGCCGAGGCCGACGAGCTCTGTGACCGGATCGCCGTCATCGCGGGCGGCCGGATCCGCGCCCTCGGCACCCCCGACAGCCTCAAGTCCCGCGTCGGGGACCGGGACGTCCTCGACATCGAGGCGTACGGGGCGGACGAGGAGGTCCTCGACCGGATACGACGGGTGCCCGGCGTACGGGGAGTGTCCGCCGAGGACCGGGGCACGGTCCAGACCGTGAGCGTCCAGACGGACCGCGGCGCCGAGCTGCACGCGCCGGTCCTGGCCGCCCTCGACGGCGTCCGCGTCGGACGGGTCGTCAGCCGCGAACCGTCCCTGGAGGACGCCTACATCGCGATCGTGGAGGAGGCGACGGCGTCCAACGCGTCGGCGTCCAACGCGTCGGCGTCCACCGCGACGGCGTCCACCGCCTCGGCGTCCACCGCGACGGCGTCCACCGCCTCGGCGTCCACCACGACGGCGTCCACCACGCCGGTGTCCTCCACCGAGCCGGACGGGGTGCCGGCGTGA
- a CDS encoding ArsR/SmtB family transcription factor, with protein MIRIELDEASLGATRIAISPLRDAFCAMHLALPHRHPSWPYLEWVGQAREVWREDDRLRPLWELFGVGRRETSDFLLPRPFGTVHVHEELAALRGTDPAFVREQAAVCYPGMADAPFLQPYLKDPEAACAALADAYAAYWEGAIEPYWPTMRRLVEDEVLVRARTFATEGVDALFAGLEARGSWRPPVLELTKHIDADYAPGERRLVLVPLVFAEGCRLYSTDDPEVFALSFQARGAAALREPAESLAEDRLGLMLGRGRAAVLRELGGPLTTAGLADRLGLAASTVSEHLSVLAEAGVVTRHRVGRSVYYQLTDTGRSLLALLAGEDVLHAVA; from the coding sequence TTGATACGGATCGAGCTGGACGAGGCCTCGCTCGGGGCGACCCGGATCGCGATCAGCCCGCTCCGCGACGCGTTCTGCGCGATGCACCTCGCGCTGCCCCACCGCCACCCCTCCTGGCCGTACCTGGAGTGGGTCGGGCAGGCGCGCGAGGTGTGGCGCGAGGACGACCGGCTCCGCCCCCTGTGGGAGCTGTTCGGGGTGGGTCGGCGCGAGACCTCGGACTTCCTGCTGCCCCGGCCGTTCGGCACGGTCCACGTCCACGAGGAGCTCGCCGCGCTGCGGGGCACCGACCCGGCGTTCGTCCGCGAACAGGCGGCCGTCTGCTACCCCGGCATGGCGGACGCGCCCTTCCTCCAGCCGTACCTGAAGGACCCGGAGGCCGCCTGTGCGGCGCTCGCCGACGCCTACGCCGCCTACTGGGAGGGCGCGATCGAGCCGTACTGGCCGACGATGCGCCGGCTCGTCGAGGACGAAGTGCTCGTCCGGGCCAGGACGTTCGCGACCGAGGGCGTCGACGCGCTGTTCGCGGGCCTGGAGGCCCGGGGGAGCTGGCGGCCGCCCGTACTCGAACTGACCAAGCACATCGACGCCGATTACGCGCCCGGGGAGCGGCGGCTCGTCCTCGTGCCCCTGGTCTTCGCCGAGGGCTGCCGGCTCTACTCCACGGACGACCCCGAGGTCTTCGCGCTCAGCTTCCAGGCCCGGGGCGCCGCCGCCCTGCGCGAACCGGCGGAGTCGCTCGCCGAGGACCGGCTCGGGCTGATGCTCGGCCGCGGCCGGGCGGCCGTCCTGCGCGAACTGGGCGGGCCCCTGACCACGGCCGGCCTCGCCGACCGGCTCGGCCTCGCCGCCAGCACGGTCTCCGAGCACCTGTCGGTCCTCGCGGAAGCCGGGGTCGTGACCCGCCACCGCGTCGGACGCTCGGTGTACTACCAGCTCACGGACACGGGCCGCTCGCTGCTCGCGCTGCTCGCCGGGGAGGACGTCCTGCACGCGGTCGCCTGA